In one window of Maribacter sp. BPC-D8 DNA:
- a CDS encoding DUF748 domain-containing protein, producing MSEVKRKRYKKKRYAVPVTIIILLIIIRLSLPYLVKNYVNNVLADIPGYYGQVDDIDLSIIRGAYTIHGMYLNTVNANTEIPFLDFKKTDISIEWNALFKGKIVSEIEMTEPTVIYVFEDQQDTTGQANTEDWSKALTNLVPIDINQLTIENGKFAFLQLQADPNIDLNLSNVQLSASNLRNVVEKTRTLPSSIHATATSIGNGKMVLDGNMNLVKEIPDMDVSFSLENANAKALNDFTNYYAGIDFDEGSFDLFGELAIADGYMKGSFKPILKNAKLIGKDDGFLQTLWEGFVGFFKFVLKNHKNDTLATKIPVEGDLNNVKTKIWPTVTRIFRNAWIQAYKNVADDDLDYQDATEGADKLNNKKSKEK from the coding sequence ATGAGCGAAGTAAAAAGAAAACGGTATAAGAAGAAAAGATATGCAGTGCCGGTTACTATTATCATACTACTTATTATAATTCGTTTATCTCTCCCCTATCTAGTAAAGAATTATGTGAACAATGTTCTTGCTGATATACCGGGGTATTATGGTCAAGTTGATGATATTGACTTATCAATTATTCGTGGTGCCTATACGATACACGGTATGTACCTAAACACTGTTAATGCAAATACAGAAATTCCCTTTCTAGATTTTAAGAAAACTGATATCTCCATAGAATGGAATGCGCTATTTAAAGGTAAAATCGTTAGTGAAATTGAAATGACTGAACCGACAGTAATTTATGTATTTGAAGATCAACAAGACACCACCGGTCAAGCCAATACGGAGGATTGGTCAAAAGCACTTACTAATTTAGTTCCTATCGACATCAACCAACTGACGATTGAAAATGGAAAATTCGCATTTTTACAACTACAAGCAGACCCAAACATTGATTTAAATCTATCTAACGTACAATTATCAGCTTCTAACCTTAGAAACGTTGTTGAAAAAACGAGAACACTACCCTCTAGCATTCATGCAACAGCAACATCTATTGGTAATGGAAAAATGGTATTAGATGGCAATATGAACTTGGTAAAGGAGATTCCTGATATGGATGTTTCTTTTAGTCTTGAAAACGCAAATGCCAAGGCACTTAATGATTTCACCAACTATTATGCAGGTATTGACTTTGATGAAGGTTCTTTCGATTTATTCGGAGAACTAGCTATTGCCGATGGCTATATGAAAGGTTCTTTTAAACCCATTTTAAAGAATGCAAAACTTATAGGTAAAGACGACGGATTTCTACAAACCCTCTGGGAGGGATTTGTAGGCTTTTTTAAGTTTGTTCTCAAAAACCATAAGAATGATACTCTTGCTACCAAAATACCTGTTGAAGGGGATCTAAACAATGTGAAAACAAAGATTTGGCCAACGGTAACAAGAATATTTAGAAATGCATGGATTCAAGCCTATAAAAATGTTGCAGATGACGACCTTGATTATCAAGATGCCACTGAAGGTGCCGATAAGTTAAATAACAAAAAATCTAAAGAGAAATAA
- a CDS encoding thiol-disulfide oxidoreductase DCC family protein, which translates to MNSNKKIILFDGVCNLCNSSVQFAIKRDENDIFRYSAIQSETGKKLLAERNIDTNEMDSIILIEPNIAYYTKSTAALEIGKHLKGLSSISSILLWLPESFRNIVYDFVAANRYKWYGKKEACMIPTEELKSKFI; encoded by the coding sequence GTGAATTCAAATAAAAAAATCATTCTTTTTGATGGTGTCTGCAACTTATGCAACAGCAGTGTTCAGTTTGCCATAAAGCGAGATGAAAACGATATTTTCAGATATTCTGCCATACAAAGTGAAACTGGTAAAAAGTTATTGGCCGAACGCAATATCGATACTAATGAAATGGATTCTATTATTCTAATAGAACCAAATATCGCCTACTACACCAAATCAACAGCTGCTCTTGAAATTGGTAAGCATTTAAAAGGACTTAGTAGCATATCTTCTATTTTACTGTGGCTGCCGGAGTCCTTTAGAAATATCGTATACGATTTTGTTGCAGCAAATCGGTACAAATGGTACGGTAAAAAGGAGGCCTGCATGATTCCTACCGAAGAATTAAAGAGCAAATTCATTTAA